From the genome of Spinacia oleracea cultivar Varoflay chromosome 2, BTI_SOV_V1, whole genome shotgun sequence, one region includes:
- the LOC130468006 gene encoding uncharacterized protein isoform X2, which yields MEKKGLPKGLALGSCNVLETAGLGAFAPLHQTLPSAINRNDSELPNSGTVIWVCRDRIIQEEFNSLSLSKLQKYLTDEEYSFAQVFFWEICFLSLLQYGSWVLYLVARCRPIWC from the exons ATGGAGAAGAAGGGTTTACCAAAAGGGCTGGCTTTAGGGAGCTGCAATGTTCTTGAAACTGCAGGACTTGGGGCATTTGCTCCTCTTCATCAGACGCTGCCATCTGCCATTAATAGGAATGATTCAGAATTGCCAAATTCTGGGACTGTTATTTGG GTATGCAGAGATCGTATAATTCAGGAGGAGTTCAATTCTCTAAGCCTTTCTAAGTTGCAGAAGTATTTGACAGATGAGGAATACAG TTTTGCTCAGGTTTTCTTCTGGGAAATATGCTTTTTGTCCCTGCTACAATATGGCTCTTGGGTTTTATATCTTGTTGCGAGATGTAGACCAATTTGGTGCTAA
- the LOC130468006 gene encoding uncharacterized protein isoform X3: MEKKGLPKGLALGSCNVLETAGLGAFAPLHQTLPSAINRNDSELPNSGTVIWVCRDRIIQEEFNSLSLSKLQKYLTDEEYREIDEDISRLKTSSQLTS, encoded by the exons ATGGAGAAGAAGGGTTTACCAAAAGGGCTGGCTTTAGGGAGCTGCAATGTTCTTGAAACTGCAGGACTTGGGGCATTTGCTCCTCTTCATCAGACGCTGCCATCTGCCATTAATAGGAATGATTCAGAATTGCCAAATTCTGGGACTGTTATTTGG GTATGCAGAGATCGTATAATTCAGGAGGAGTTCAATTCTCTAAGCCTTTCTAAGTTGCAGAAGTATTTGACAGATGAGGAATACAG AGAGATAGATGAAGATATATCTCGACTAAAGACTAGTTCTCAGCTTACTAGCTGA
- the LOC130468006 gene encoding uncharacterized protein isoform X1, whose amino-acid sequence MEKKGLPKGLALGSCNVLETAGLGAFAPLHQTLPSAINRNDSELPNSGTVIWVCRDRIIQEEFNSLSLSKLQKYLTDEEYSLSPRQFCSGFLLGNMLFVPATIWLLGFISCCEM is encoded by the exons ATGGAGAAGAAGGGTTTACCAAAAGGGCTGGCTTTAGGGAGCTGCAATGTTCTTGAAACTGCAGGACTTGGGGCATTTGCTCCTCTTCATCAGACGCTGCCATCTGCCATTAATAGGAATGATTCAGAATTGCCAAATTCTGGGACTGTTATTTGG GTATGCAGAGATCGTATAATTCAGGAGGAGTTCAATTCTCTAAGCCTTTCTAAGTTGCAGAAGTATTTGACAGATGAGGAATACAG TCTCTCTCCCCGTCAGTTTTGCTCAGGTTTTCTTCTGGGAAATATGCTTTTTGTCCCTGCTACAATATGGCTCTTGGGTTTTATATCTTGTTGCGAGATGTAG